In the Cololabis saira isolate AMF1-May2022 chromosome 7, fColSai1.1, whole genome shotgun sequence genome, one interval contains:
- the LOC133447406 gene encoding uncharacterized protein LOC133447406 has protein sequence MTNRSKSKWPTFDGRAEEYELWEERMLCCMHGAGLKRTILEEPAGPMTAEQRALDDKLNADAYCALAPLLDNTSLGLIFRETKDKGRESLKVLREHYIGKGRPRIVSLYITMTALKKADTETVTEYIIRAEQIITALKSAGEAPSEGLMMAMIMRGLPEKYKPFTLMVTHGSVNMSLGEFKAKLRNFEAAEDTDAAAEEAEERVLKGRAAPRRRTSGPPTELTCWRCGESGHRKDAYKGLVSILVLLDLSAAFDTIDHGILLHRLEHVVGIKGTALCWFKSYLSDRFQFVHVHEVSSEQSRVCYGVPQGSVLGPILFSLYMQPLGSIIQNHGIHFHCYADDTQLYLSMKPDETEPLVKLQACLRDIKDWMSRNFLLLNSDKTEVIILGPEHLRKGLDGVAMASSATVRNLGVIFDQDLSFKPYVNQVCKIAFFHLRNIAKIRKILSQSDAEKLVHAFVSSRLDYCNVLLAGCPSNLLNRLQLIQNAAARVLTGISRRDHVSPVLASLHWLPVKFRIQFKIVLLAYKAQNGLAPHYLQDLIVPYVPVRALRSQSAGLLVVPRVSKCRFGGRAFCYQAPLLWNQLPIWVKEADTTSTFKTKLKTFLFSKAYS, from the exons ATGACGAACAGAAGCAAGAGCAAGTGGCCCACGTTTGACGGGCGAGCGGAGGAGTACGAACTCTGGGAAGAGCGGATGCTGTGCTGCATGCATGGAGCGGGTCTGAAAAGGACTATCCTGGAAGAACCAGCGGGACCCATGACGGCAGAGCAGCgggccctggatgacaagctgaacgCCGACGCATATTGCGCGTTGGCGCCGCTTCTCGACAACACGAGTCTCGGACTTATATTCAGGGAGACAAAGGATAAGGGCCGGGAAAGCCTCAAAGTATTGAGGGAACATTATATTGGCAAAGGTAGGCCCCGCATCGTCTCCCTGTACATAACAATGACTGCACTGAAGAAAGCTGACACAGAGACTGTGACGGAGTATATTATCAGGGCAGAGCAGATTATTACCGCGCTTAAAAGCGCAGGTGAGGCGCCAAGCGAAGGgctgatgatggcgatgattatGCGGGGACTACCAGAGAAATACAAGCCGTTCACGCTGATGGTGACGCACGGCTCAGTGAACATGTCGCTGGGAGAGTTCAAGGCCAAGCTGCGGAACTTCGAGGCCGCGGAGGACACGGACGCAGCCGCCGAGGAGGCGGAAGAAAGGGTGCTGAAAGGGCGGGCGGCGCCAAGGAGGAGAACGAGCGGACCCCCGACGGAGCTGACGTGCTGGAGATGCGGGGAGAGCGGTCACCGGAAAGATGCCT ataagggattagtgtccatactggttctactggacctcagtgctgcttttgacactatagatcatggcattttactgcacaggttagagcatgttgttgggattaaagggacagctctatgttggtttaaatcatacctatctgacaggttccagtttgttcatgtacatgaggtttcttcagaacagtcaagggtctgttatggtgttccgcagggttcagtgctagggccaatcttgttcagtttatacatgcagccgttgggaagtataatccagaatcacggcatacactttcattgttatgctgatgatacgcagctctatttgtctatgaagccggatgaaacagaaccgttagttaaacttcaggcatgtcttagggacatcaaggactggatgtccagaaatttcctgcttctaaattcagataaaacagaggttatcattcttggtccagagcatcttaggaagggattagatggtgttgcgatggcttccagtgcaactgtgagaaatcttggtgttattttcgatcaggatttgtcgtttaaaccatatgtcaatcaggtttgtaaaatagcctttttccatctccgtaatattgcaaagattaggaaaatcctctcacagagtgatgcagaaaaactagttcatgcgtttgtatcttctagactagattactgtaatgtgttgttagcaggatgtccaagtaatttgctgaataggctccagctgatccaaaatgcagcagcacgagtactgacaggaattagcaggagagaccacgtctctccagtgttagcgtcgctccattggttacccgtaaaattcagaatccaatttaaaattgtattacttgcgtataaagcccaaaacggcttagctccgcattatttgcaagacctgatagtgccttatgttcctgtcagagctctccgttctcagagtgcaggtttacttgtagttcctagagtatctaaatgtagatttggagggcgggcgttctgctatcaggcgccactactatggaaccaacttccaatctgggttaaggaggctgacaccacctccacctttaaaactaaacttaaaacctttctgtttagtaaagcctatagttag